A genomic window from Camelina sativa cultivar DH55 chromosome 2, Cs, whole genome shotgun sequence includes:
- the LOC104741308 gene encoding heavy metal-associated isoprenylated plant protein 3-like, whose protein sequence is MGEEEKKPEAVEEKKMEEKKPEEEKKEVEKKKVEEVAEKKGDDSEKKPQEGGGEPNKDSKEDSPPPAPEAPAPPPPPQEVVLKVYMHCEGCARKVRRSLKGFQGVEDVMTDCKTGKVVVKGEKADPLKVLARVQRKTHRQVELISPIPPPSPPPEKKAEEEKPKVEEKKVEPPVVLTVVLKVHMHCEACATEIKKRIMRMKGVESAESDLKGSQVSVKGVFEPQKLVEYVYKRTGKHAAIMKIDPPPPPPPEEAAAEAEKKEEGKGENGGGESKGEEGKKDENAKTDEEKKEGDGGKEEGKAAENGGGGESGGGGEEGEKIVEVRKIENPYYYYYYQPPRVAVPPMEMPHAYPPQLFSDENPNACTVM, encoded by the exons atgggAGAG gaagagaagaaaccagaagcagtagaagagaagaaaatggaggagaagaaaccagaagaggagaaaaaagaagtagaaaaaaagaaagtggaGGAGGTAGCTGAGAAAAAAGGAGATGATTCTGAGAAGAAACCtcaagaaggaggaggagaaccTAACAAAGATTCCAAAGAAGATTCTCCTCCGCCGGCGCCTGAGGCTCCAGCACCGCCTCCTCCTCCGCAAGAGGTTGTCCTTAAGGTTTACATGCACTGTGAAGGATGTGCTAGAAAAGTCCGCCGTTCCCTCAAAGGCTTCCAAG gaGTGGAAGATGTGATGACTGATTGTAAAACGGGGAAAGTGGTGGTGAAAGGTGAGAAAGCTGATCCATTGAAAGTATTAGCCAGGGTTCAGAGGAAGACCCACCGTCAAGTTGAGCTTATATCTCCGATTCCTCCACCGTCTCCGCCCCCGGAGAAGAAAGCAGAGGAGGAGAAACCTAaagtggaagagaagaaagtggaG CCTCCGGTAGTGTTGACGGTGGTACTGAAGGTTCACATGCACTGCGAAGCTTGTGCGACGGAGATAAAAAAACGGATCATGAGAATGAAAG GAGTGGAATCTGCTGAATCCGACTTGAAGGGTTCTCAAGTGTCTGTGAAAGGAGTGTTTGAACCTCAAAAGCTCGTTGAATACGTTTATAAGCGAACTGGAAAACATGCAGCGATCATGAAAATCGACCCGCCGCCTCCACCGCCACCCGAAGAGGCAGCAGCGgaagcagagaagaaagaagaaggaaagggaGAAAACGGTGGGGGAGAATCCAAAGGCGAAGAAGGGAAGAAGGACGAAAATGCAAAGACGgacgaagaaaagaaagaaggggATGGCGGTAAAGAAGAAGGCAAAGCGGCAGAAAACGGTGGAGGCGGTGAAAGTGGGGGTGGCGGTGAGGAGGGAGAAAAAATTGTGGAGGTGAGAAAGATAGAGAATCcttattactactactattacCAACCGCCGCGTGTGGCGGTTCCACCAATGGAAATGCCGCATGCTTATCCGCCTCAATTATTCAGCGACGAGAATCCAAACGCATGTACCGTAATGTAA